Part of the Ammoniphilus sp. CFH 90114 genome, ACGTTCAAGACAGCCTTTCCGCGCGTATTGCCTATTTATACGAAATACGAAAAGTCTTAACAGATACAAAAAACGGCTAAGTCTACGAAGAGACTTGAGCCGTTTTTTTGCATTTCCTTATTGTTGCGTTCCGTTCCTCATGGAGATCGTATCCGATACCCAATGGACACTTTGCGAGACAATCATTCCACCACTCATCGCCATCGCTACGTTGACTGTTTCCCAAATCTCCTGATCCGTTGCCCCCTTGTGCAGCGCTTCTCCTACGTGGTACCGAACACAATTTTCATCTCGATGACTCAAACTGATACCAAGAGCAATTAATTCTTTGTTCTTTTTACTCACGACACCTTCTTCAAAACAAACCCCTGTAAAATCATTATACCGATCCACCACATCAGGCATGATATGGTGCAGCTCCTGAATGCCGAGTTTATAGTTGTCTTCCTGTTGCATACTCATTCCTTTGCCCACCTCCCTTATTGCTTCTCGTAATTGGCTTGAGTTTCCTCTTCCGTCCCATCCCCTTTATAACGTATCGGGTCTGCTGCTGGATCTAAGCGCGGTAGTCCCGTGTGAAGTTGCTCAAACTCATAGCCGAAGCGTTGTTCATTTTCTTCACCCGTATCCCAACCGGAGCTCTTCCCGAGGTTTTCTGTCAGCAGCGTACTCCCATAAGGCCCTTCCGGAAATTCTTCCAAGGTTCGTGAATGAAGGTGTATTTGCTCTGTGGACAACAAGGAATGTTTCGGTTCTTCTGCCATATTTTAGCCCTCCTTTAAGCCATTAATCACGGTAATCAACTATAGAATTCCCCGACAAAAGGAAAACTAGTTCGATAATTTATCTACAAAATACACTACCTTGTACAAAGTTTGTACACTCATTCAGGTGTACAACTTTTGTATAATTTAATTCTCTTTAAGAATCAACAACCACTTGTTTTGCGTGAACTAATAAGTCCATCTTTTGAATGACCTGACAGTATTCTTGCTCACACCGGCGCACCTTGCTTTCAGACGGCCTTAACGCTTCAACTACTTCACTCGTTTCATACCAGTCTTCTCGCTTTGGCGGTTGATGATCGACATCGGCCCATACATCCATGAGCTTAGGACTATAGATCATGGGTGATTCTTTTTTTACACGGCAACGTTCTATGCGATTTTCGTAGGGGAAATTAAGGTTTTCAGATAACCCTGAGGAAAATAAGCCCGGCCAATAGACTTCGCGTGAGCCCGTATGTGGATTCCGTTTTGACCATTCCAGAACATAGGGAAGCACATCTCTATCGAACAACAGGTCATAGAGCTCCTTGCCCAGTTTTATTCTTTTCTTTAGATTCGGAAATGATTCGACTTGTTGTCCGAACAATTGAGGTTCTCCATCCACCAAGGCGGGGAAAAGAATCATACATAAATCTAGCCAATCTTCTACGAGGAATTTCATATCTCCAAATACTGGCTCCGCATACAAACTATTTTTCACAATTCTAGACTGAATGTAATTCTGTTCATTGATGATTAACGCAATCGTAATGGTTTGTTGATCTCGCTGTAGCCAGAAATCACTCCAGATGACTTGCATAAATTTAGAAATATGAAACGTTGGTAAAAGATGAAATAAATTCTCGTCCATTTGTTTAGATAATTCATAAAGAAGCAACTGAGGGTAAGCATCCTGGAAGATAAGCCAATTGGAACGCTCTAAAAAACGAAAGTACTCCTCCCCTTCTAATTTTTTCATCAATCTCGAGCACCAATCCCCTTTTAGATCGGTCATATTCCATCCTGCATTTCGTGACACCATATGGGCTAACAGGGCCCAATGAATTTCGGGATTGCGGTTATAGTACTCCCAATAAGCCATCGTTCTTGTTATATTGTTCCGGTTACTTTCTACGGTTTTCGCGCGTATAGCGTCGACCCAACGCCTGTCTTTAGTGGACAGCTGAGGTGTAACAGGTTCATAACGTTCGAGTTGCTCTTTTAATTCGGGATTAACAGAGGGATGAAACCATGATAACCAACTCATCGAAGACCTCCCCCTTTTTCGCTCAACTATTACTTCTTAAGATTGAAGAGATCGACCATTTCTATGCATGTTCTTTCAACTTGTTATATAATGGTGCAAAAACCAAAAGGTGTTTAGGTTATTTACAGAATAAACATTATGTAAACCAAGTATGAAAGTGAGGTAAATATCGTGACTTTCGAATCCTTATCAGGCTTTGTAAAGAAAGATCCCTTCCAACAGCTGGATGAATCTGTTCGAATGATGGTGATGAAGCTTCCAAATGAAGCCCAGCAGTATATTGCAGATTTAATTGCAGAGGAACTTTCCTTACTTTCCATTAAAAACTATGTATATGATTTAAATTTATTGTGGGATTATTGTAGAGCCGAAGGCATCTCTTCTATTCAAGAGATCGACTTTCGTGTCCTTAAATCCTTTTTTCTCTATATTGCTAATGGATATGAACGAATTGTATTCACCAAGGTTGTTAAAACCCATGCTGAAACCGGAGAAACGACGGAAGAATGGGTGGAAAAGCGCTATTTTCGCAAGAATTCCATGACAGGCGGTCAAGCCCGCAAGGTATCTACCTATAATTCTTTCTTCGATTATCTGTTACGGAATTACGAAGTCGAAGTCAACCCGATGAAAGAACTGGAGAAGAAAAAAGCCAGCAAACGAGGCGGTTCAAAAGTCCAAAATGAACCGATCTTCCTCACCTACCAAGAATGCTTGGATTATCTAAATGCCATCAATAAATATTACGCGGACCATCCGGATGATAAGCGATTCAAAGCCGAACTCGAGATTCGCGACAGAGCCATTATCCTATTGTTCCTTAATTCAGGCCTGCGTGTCTCGGAGTTATGCAGTTTAAACACGGAAAGTCTGCGACTTCATCGTGAAACAACGACCTTATCTGTTCTGGGTAAAGGGAAAAAGAACCGCACCCTGCACGTCAATGATCAGACCTTTCAAGCGATCAGCGATTATTTAGAATCTAGACCTAAAAAAATCCCGAAGGAGCATAAGAATGCCCTCTTCTTAAACCGGGATCATACGCGAATTAGCCGAAAAGCCGTTTATGAAATTGTGAAAAAATATGCTCGGATAGCTAACATTGATGAAACCTCGGTCAGCAAGCTTTCACCACATAAGCTTCGTCATACCTTCGCTACCCTCCTATTGCAGAATGGAGCGAACATTAAAGTAGTTCAGGAGCTACTAGGCCATGAAAACATTTCAACGACTAATATTTACGTCCATGCCGTTGACCGTGAAAAAGAAGCTGCCATATCCTCACTCAATCAGTTGTTTTCTTAAAGACTAGGGGTAGGATTCCCGGGGATTCCGCTGATTTTACGTCCATTCGACAAGTTAGTTAATCGACTAACTAAATAAATGCATTTTTCTGACGAATGGAGGCGGAAAGGGAAGGTCGGCTCAACACCCTGGTCGTTCCATAACAAGCAAAAAGAAAGAGGGTGCCACTAAGGATTCGGTTTTACCGACCTTTTGGGTTACCCTCTTTTCCTACCTGTCTATTAGAGTTTTACTACATTAGAAGCTTGAGGCCCACGGTTGCCGTCCACGATATCAAATTGCACGGATTGGCCTTCCTCTAACGTCTTAAAACCTTCTGACTTAATTGCACTATAGTGAACGAATACATCTCCACCATCTTCTCTTTCAATGAATCCGTATCCCTTCTCCGCATTAAACCATTTAACTTTTCCTACCATATGCTTGAAAACCTCCTTAGGGCTAATAGATCAGTGTCGAAAAGCGGACAACAAAGCTTCTTCAGCCTTAAAGCTGGTCAAGCAGATATGGCTTGTAAGAACGCGTAGTCTTTAACCACTCTCAAACACCCTTCACCTTAATCATATTCACTATGGGGACCATGAACGAGTGTCGTTCTCCTCACCCTGATCCTCATGTGATATTCTATGCAGGAGGCTAAATTTGGTTAGTATCTTAATTCATTTCTTTTGCTTAAATAACGAGAGAACGCTACGGCTGCATCAGCTCGAGTCACGGTTCCTTGAGGAATAAATTTACCCTCTTGTGTCTCCATAATGCCAAGCTTCGAAATCAGGATGGCTGCGCCAACGGCCTTAATGGAATCCGCATCTTGTAGGTCATTAATAAATAAGTTATCGATCTTCGCTAAATGCTCAAAGCCTAGGGCCCGAATAATCATCGTAGCCATTTCTTCTCGGTTAA contains:
- a CDS encoding carboxymuconolactone decarboxylase family protein — its product is MSMQQEDNYKLGIQELHHIMPDVVDRYNDFTGVCFEEGVVSKKNKELIALGISLSHRDENCVRYHVGEALHKGATDQEIWETVNVAMAMSGGMIVSQSVHWVSDTISMRNGTQQ
- a CDS encoding cold shock domain-containing protein, yielding MVGKVKWFNAEKGYGFIEREDGGDVFVHYSAIKSEGFKTLEEGQSVQFDIVDGNRGPQASNVVKL
- a CDS encoding tyrosine-type recombinase/integrase; this encodes MTFESLSGFVKKDPFQQLDESVRMMVMKLPNEAQQYIADLIAEELSLLSIKNYVYDLNLLWDYCRAEGISSIQEIDFRVLKSFFLYIANGYERIVFTKVVKTHAETGETTEEWVEKRYFRKNSMTGGQARKVSTYNSFFDYLLRNYEVEVNPMKELEKKKASKRGGSKVQNEPIFLTYQECLDYLNAINKYYADHPDDKRFKAELEIRDRAIILLFLNSGLRVSELCSLNTESLRLHRETTTLSVLGKGKKNRTLHVNDQTFQAISDYLESRPKKIPKEHKNALFLNRDHTRISRKAVYEIVKKYARIANIDETSVSKLSPHKLRHTFATLLLQNGANIKVVQELLGHENISTTNIYVHAVDREKEAAISSLNQLFS
- a CDS encoding DUF2515 family protein — encoded protein: MSWLSWFHPSVNPELKEQLERYEPVTPQLSTKDRRWVDAIRAKTVESNRNNITRTMAYWEYYNRNPEIHWALLAHMVSRNAGWNMTDLKGDWCSRLMKKLEGEEYFRFLERSNWLIFQDAYPQLLLYELSKQMDENLFHLLPTFHISKFMQVIWSDFWLQRDQQTITIALIINEQNYIQSRIVKNSLYAEPVFGDMKFLVEDWLDLCMILFPALVDGEPQLFGQQVESFPNLKKRIKLGKELYDLLFDRDVLPYVLEWSKRNPHTGSREVYWPGLFSSGLSENLNFPYENRIERCRVKKESPMIYSPKLMDVWADVDHQPPKREDWYETSEVVEALRPSESKVRRCEQEYCQVIQKMDLLVHAKQVVVDS